CACGCTGACAGGCCCTGCCCTGCGGCCCGACGGGCTTGCCGGCCGGGTGCTGGGGTCTGACGGGTCCGGCTTCACCGACGACACGGCAGATCTTTACGACACGGCGTTCGTCCTCTTTGCCCTCGCTGAAACGGCAAGCGTCCTTGAAGGCGCCGAAGAGGCGCTGGCAGGTGCACGCAGGATTCTGACGGCTGCTGACGCAAAGCTGCGCGCACCGGATGGCGGGTATTTCGAAACACTGCCTGCAGACCAGAAGCGCCACCAGAACCCGCACATGCACCTGCTGGAAGCCTGTCTTGCCCTGCACCGGGCGGATCCGGACGGCGACCATCTTTCCCGTGCGGGCGAGATTGTCAGCCTGTTCGACAGGTTCTTCACGGCCGGGCCAGGCGACCTGCTGGGCGAGCATTTCGCCCCGGGCTGGACCCAACCGGCCGGACGCGATGCCGATATTGTCGAGCCCGGCCACCAGTTCGAATGGGTCTGGCTGTTGCACGCCTATGCCCGGGCCACCGAGATGCCGGTCCACGCCCGGGCGGAGAAACTTTACGCCTTCGCCTGCTCAACCCTCGATGACGAAGGCCGGGCCTTGCAGGAAGTCACGCGTGAAGGCGCCGTCGCCGACGGGTCGCGCCGCACATGGCCGCAGACTGAAGCCCTGAAGGCGCACCTCGCCATGTTCGAGTCGACGGGCGATGAAGCCTTTGCCGCTGCGGCGTGCCGCAGTTTCGACGTGCTGATGGACGAATATCTGACGCCCGAAGGCGGCTGGATCGATCAGTATGATTCCACCGGAAAGCCGATGGCCCACAACATGCCCGCCTCAACCGGTTATCATGTCGTATTGGCCATGGCGGAGCTGATGCGGATCATGGACGCTTGAATCTGCGCCGTTTTGCGCCGAAAAGGCCGCCAGAAAGACATTCAGGACCACAAAAGGACTTCTCACCGCGATGCCGAAGCTAGCTCTCGTCCGCCACGGACAATCCGCCTGGAACCTCGAAAACCGCTTCACCGGATGGTGGGATGCGGACCTGACCGAAAAAGGCGAAGCCGAAGCCAAAAAGGCCGGTCAGCTGCTGAAAAGCGTCGATGCAGATTTCCGCGCCTCCTTCACCAGCTACCAGACGCGCGCCATTCGCACGCTCTGGCTGGCCCTGGCGGAAATGGGCCGCGCCTGGATGCCGGTGGAAAAAGCCTGGCAGCTGAACGAACGCCACTATGGTGGCCTGACCGGCCTCGACAAGGCAGAGACCGCCGCCAAGCATGGCGACGAACAGGTCCATGTCTGGCGCCGCTCCTATGATGTGCCGCCGCCGCCGCTCGAAAAGGGCTCGACCTGGGACCTCTCCACCGATCCGCGCTACAAGGGCATCGACATTCCGGATACGGAAAGCCTGAAACTGACGCTGGACCGTGTGCTGCCCTATTGGGACGCAGAGATCGCCCCGGTGCTGAAATCCGGCAAGGACGTCGTCATCGCCGCGCATGGAAACTCGCTTCGCGCGCTGGTGAAGCACCTGTTCAGCGTGCCAGACGACGAGATCACCTCGCTTGAGATTCCGACCGGCAATCCGCTGCTGATCGATCTCGACGACAATCTGAAGCCGGTCGCTGTGCGCTATCTCGATGCCGACCGCGCACGGGACCTTCCGGCCCTGCCATGAGCAAACGGCGCGACCAGCGCATGATGGGGCGAGCGCTTGCGCTCGCCCGGCTCAATCACGGCCTGACGGGCGAGAACCCGTCCGTCGGCTGCGTAATCCTGGATTCGCATGGCCATATCGTCGGTGAAGGAGTGACTGGCCGGGGCGGCCGGCCCCATGCCGAAGAGGTCGCGCTGGAAGAGGCCGGAGAGGCCGCCCGCGGCGGGACCGCCTATGTCACGCTGGAGCCTTGCCGCGAACGCTCCGCTGGCGGCAAGTCCTGCTCCATGAAACTGGAAGAGGCCGGCATCGCCCGCGTCGTCTGCAGTGTGCTGGACCCGCACCCAGTGGCGAATGGCGGCATCCTGCGCCTGCGCCGCGCGGGCATCCGGGTCGATATCGGCCCCGGCCGCCATGCCGCGGAAGGCCTTTACCGGGCCTTTTTCGCCAGCATCAACTAGCCCGCGCTCCGTGCTTTGATTTTACGATCAGCCCGGAAACGGGCCGGCGTGCGCGATGATCTTTTCGTAGAAGGCTTTCGAGTCACGCTGGAAAGCCGCCTTGTTGAACTGCGTTTCGTAAGACTTGCGGCCACCGGCGACGAGTTTCGCCGCAAGGTCCTTGTCCGAAATCACGCGGGTCAGCGCATTCGCCAGCGCGTCCACATCATTCTTCGGGATCAGCAATCCGTTCTCGCCATCCTTCACATAGGCCGCCGGGCCGACGGCATCTGCCGCGACCAGCGGGCGCGAGGCCGCCCAGGCGTCGACGGTGACCGTGCCGAATGGCTCATAGCGTGACGGGAAAGCCACCACATCGCAGGCCGCCAGCAGCGCGCCGCGATCGTTGCGCCACCCGAGGAAACGCACACGGTCATCCAGGTTCAGCCGCTTGCAGTGCGCGCGCAGTTCCGCCTCCAGCGGCCCTTCCCCCGCGATCCACACATACAGGCCAGGCACTTTCGCGGTGGCATCGAGGAGCGTGTCGAGGCCCTTCTTTTCGTGCAGGCGGGCCAGGGACAGGGCAACCGGCGCATCCGCTGGCGTGTCGAGGCTTGCGCGGTCGACGGGGTCTTCGCCTTCGAAATCGGCATAGGTGTGAATGATGCCGGACCGGTCGTCACTGACGCCCTGTTCGCGGATGTGGCGCAAGAGGTCGATCGTCAGGCCGACATGCCATTCGCAATTCGCGAAGCGGGCGAGCTTGTAATAGCCACCATACCAGCCGATCGACCGGTTGCGGTATTCCTTCGGCGCGAACTGTCCGGCGCGGCCCATCCAGTATTCAATGACGTCCGGTTTGAACGCCTTGATCGCATCGCCCAGCACACGGCGCGTGGGGAATGGCCAGGCATTGTTGAACGGCGCCACATCGACGCCGATACCGGCCTCGCGGAATTTTTGTACCCGGAACTGATTGTCCGGGCGGGTCACCACATGTTGGGTCAGGCCGGCTTCCGCCAGCGCCAGGACCGATTCCAGCATGATATTTTCCGCGCCGCCCTCGGCGGCACCGGCCATGACGTGCATCACGCGCATGGGCCTCTCCTTCATGTCAGGTCAGAATGTCTTGTCACGCGCATAGCCATTTACAGGCACGGCGGCAAACACTGGTTGGCAGTCCGGGCTGAAATGCCTAAGCAGGGGCCGAGCCGAGACGGGAACCAGAAGCCATGTCAGCCTATCGCCTCTTCGGCGCCGAAACATCGCCCTACTCGCTGAAAGTGCGGGCCTTCCTGCGTTACAAGGGAATTGCGTTCGAGTGGATCACCCGGTCGCGTGAAACTGAAACCGATTTCCGCGCGCTGTCACGGATCGCGACCGTGCCGCTGCTGGTCTCACCCGACCGGCCGGTGAGCCAGGAATCGACACGCATGCTGTTTGCGCTGGAAGCCGCCCAGCCCGAACCGTCCGCCACGCCCGAAGATCCCGCACTGGCGGCGCTGTCTCTCATCCTTGAGGACTATGGTGACGAGTGGCTGAACAAGTGCATGTTCCAGCAGCGCTGGGGGAACAAGCCGGACCGTGAGCAGGCCGGCCTGCGCGCGCTGGTGCAATTGTCGGGCGGCAAGCGCCCACGCGCCTGGAAGAAACCCTCCGTCCAGATTTCCGAGCGCATGGCGGACCGTCTGCCGCTCGTCGGGGCGTCGCCCGAGAACCAGCCGGTGCTCGACGCCTCCTGGCGCCGCTTTGCGGAATTGCTGAACACGCACCTGAAAGCGCACCTGTTCATCTTCGGCGGCCGTCCGGCCTTCGCCGATTTCAGCCTGGCGGCCCAGCTGCAGCAAATGCTGCTGGATCCGACCCCGGCAGAATGGCTGAAAGACCGGGCTCCCTTTGTCGTGGCCTGGTGCGAAAACATGGACGACCCGAAAGCCGGTGGTCCGTTTGCGGACATGCCCGCGCTGGAACCGACGCTGGCGCCCCTCTTCGCAGAAGAAGTCGGCAAGACCTACCTGCCCTGGGCCAAGGCAAATGCCGCTGCGGCGCGGACCGGCGCAGGACAATTCTCCGCGACGCTGGAAAGCGGCGCCTTCGAGCAATCGACCCAGAAGCACGCCGCCGAAGCCTTCAATGCGGTGGACAGGTATGTCAGCCGCACACTGAAGGACTCCCGGACGCTGGAAGTGTTCCTTGGCGAGACGCATTGCCTCGAAGTTTTCCGGCATGCCGAAAAAAT
This is a stretch of genomic DNA from Hyphomonas adhaerens MHS-3. It encodes these proteins:
- a CDS encoding AGE family epimerase/isomerase, producing MSKSALKRRAREARHWLMDACFPLWSERGVGDHGLFRETLTLDHQSADQDITRVRVQARQTYVFAEALRLGWKPDTGTDLLAMGLSTLTGPALRPDGLAGRVLGSDGSGFTDDTADLYDTAFVLFALAETASVLEGAEEALAGARRILTAADAKLRAPDGGYFETLPADQKRHQNPHMHLLEACLALHRADPDGDHLSRAGEIVSLFDRFFTAGPGDLLGEHFAPGWTQPAGRDADIVEPGHQFEWVWLLHAYARATEMPVHARAEKLYAFACSTLDDEGRALQEVTREGAVADGSRRTWPQTEALKAHLAMFESTGDEAFAAAACRSFDVLMDEYLTPEGGWIDQYDSTGKPMAHNMPASTGYHVVLAMAELMRIMDA
- the gpmA gene encoding 2,3-diphosphoglycerate-dependent phosphoglycerate mutase encodes the protein MPKLALVRHGQSAWNLENRFTGWWDADLTEKGEAEAKKAGQLLKSVDADFRASFTSYQTRAIRTLWLALAEMGRAWMPVEKAWQLNERHYGGLTGLDKAETAAKHGDEQVHVWRRSYDVPPPPLEKGSTWDLSTDPRYKGIDIPDTESLKLTLDRVLPYWDAEIAPVLKSGKDVVIAAHGNSLRALVKHLFSVPDDEITSLEIPTGNPLLIDLDDNLKPVAVRYLDADRARDLPALP
- a CDS encoding bifunctional diaminohydroxyphosphoribosylaminopyrimidine deaminase/5-amino-6-(5-phosphoribosylamino)uracil reductase RibD translates to MSKRRDQRMMGRALALARLNHGLTGENPSVGCVILDSHGHIVGEGVTGRGGRPHAEEVALEEAGEAARGGTAYVTLEPCRERSAGGKSCSMKLEEAGIARVVCSVLDPHPVANGGILRLRRAGIRVDIGPGRHAAEGLYRAFFASIN
- a CDS encoding glycosyltransferase, translated to MRVMHVMAGAAEGGAENIMLESVLALAEAGLTQHVVTRPDNQFRVQKFREAGIGVDVAPFNNAWPFPTRRVLGDAIKAFKPDVIEYWMGRAGQFAPKEYRNRSIGWYGGYYKLARFANCEWHVGLTIDLLRHIREQGVSDDRSGIIHTYADFEGEDPVDRASLDTPADAPVALSLARLHEKKGLDTLLDATAKVPGLYVWIAGEGPLEAELRAHCKRLNLDDRVRFLGWRNDRGALLAACDVVAFPSRYEPFGTVTVDAWAASRPLVAADAVGPAAYVKDGENGLLIPKNDVDALANALTRVISDKDLAAKLVAGGRKSYETQFNKAAFQRDSKAFYEKIIAHAGPFPG
- a CDS encoding glutathione S-transferase family protein, with protein sequence MSAYRLFGAETSPYSLKVRAFLRYKGIAFEWITRSRETETDFRALSRIATVPLLVSPDRPVSQESTRMLFALEAAQPEPSATPEDPALAALSLILEDYGDEWLNKCMFQQRWGNKPDREQAGLRALVQLSGGKRPRAWKKPSVQISERMADRLPLVGASPENQPVLDASWRRFAELLNTHLKAHLFIFGGRPAFADFSLAAQLQQMLLDPTPAEWLKDRAPFVVAWCENMDDPKAGGPFADMPALEPTLAPLFAEEVGKTYLPWAKANAAAARTGAGQFSATLESGAFEQSTQKHAAEAFNAVDRYVSRTLKDSRTLEVFLGETHCLEVFRHAEKMAKSDS